A single Macadamia integrifolia cultivar HAES 741 unplaced genomic scaffold, SCU_Mint_v3 scaffold368, whole genome shotgun sequence DNA region contains:
- the LOC122068302 gene encoding uncharacterized protein LOC122068302: protein MASSSSSSKLAWLWCFEALADFKPVDRTLLRDLTSIVPKLSNQLSETARERVALICLEQWLSVNSASDEGVASLTSGSGLEAIDGVAERRSCVEVLHFVLNKAKMSEMLKEEVHQFILHKRESLPGCALRQLKDAIQDGTHPISTAMWKRSGLAKGNQNWSIIHAGKGDPTEPARIHDTADYEIQAPTEKLVHPLSQKNGKELLQEGQEWNKSGLDQENQNKSITPTDGSPSFQPVMIHNNTGDNRIQAPQEKLVYIVSGGNGKELLQGQPPGGNTESAQWGMENEKPVERHLCLDDDHHVNGSHMSCLKDWGYLRSDLKLETVTHGTGNEILKGNPSDSGMKSTKRERSGLAKESQLNCLGKSRILVENIDHLADVKIANYVQTQSIVHKHEQVDPPGRIMSLPENFILTNETQIQGLEGAEICGDGTDFLPLKKSKNGNSDCEIQHYMSCNDKVSLTSSPVVSQRNNSDNAEDNKEISESQPNGSNKNVSVETEDRDKGRGERQASSKNGGHSNVTLSLKLTDTEFIAAEKHRFLNSRSTYDYDSQATSYQKAQRICCKCGRGGQLLICSVNCCPLVVHNSCLGSPGGFDDKGNFQCPFCSYERAITACLDLKKKLALARKCYATFICAKSSSTSQEPQSRKTTDVGLPDKNHDKREHKEIISNHSMQVMEHQKDADDVGRLPQGLLSGTEPETSIGSERNDIVLIGENPKPVVVHQIKGSKEDQQPKGPPNVCCNYDFPLREESTFPITETPSASLAMERGKENMPDQPHPISGEEEEKKQEFACKEDISANLPCTKRTISLSHEPARHGNLNPVLQQQIVNPVSEPSSQPIFTAKETTENESDYDDISSDNSRRSQRPAIRRSFPVLSGRRRKVPWTNEEEEILVEGMRRFSSTDYKNVPWKMILEFGSHVFHKNRNAVDLKDKWRNICTKGDPRAR from the exons ATGGcctcatcgtcttcttcttctaagcTTGCATGGCTTTGGTGCTTCGAAGCTCTCGCAGACTTTAAACCTGTGGACAGAACTCTTCTACGCG ATTTAACAAGTATAGTTCCCAAATTGTCCAACCAATTGAGTGAAACTGCTCGGGAAAGAGTCGCTTTGATATGCTTGGAGCAGTGGCTTAGTGTGAATAGTGCATCAGATGAAGGAGTGGCATCTTTGACATCGGGGTCTGGTTTAGAGGCCATTGATGGTGTGGCCGAGCGAAGAAGCTGTGTAGAGGTTCTCCATTTTGTTCTGAACAAG GCAAAAATGTCAGAAATGTTGAAGGAGGAGGTTCACCAGTTTATTCTCCATAAAAGAGAGAGTTTGCCTGGATGTGCTTTGAGACAG CTGAAAGATGCAATCCAAGATGGAACTCATCCAATTTCAACAGCCATGTGGAAAAGGAGTGGTTTGGCCAAAGGAAATCAAAATTGGAGTATAATTCATGCCGGTAAGGGTGATCCCACTGAACCTGCAAGGATACACGACACTGCTGATTATGAAATTCAGGCACCAACGGAAAAATTAGTTCATCCACTTTCCCAAAAGAATGGGAAAGAGCTCTTGCAAGAGGGACAAGAGTGGAACAAGAGTGGGTTGGAccaagaaaatcaaaacaaGAGTATCACTCCTACCGatggaagtccatcttttcaaccTGTGATGATCCACAATAATACTGGTGATAATAGAATCCAGGCACCACAAGAAAAATTAGTTTATATTGTTTCTGGAGGAAATGGGAAAGAGCTCTTGCAAGGACAGCCTCCGGGTGGCAATACCGAATCTGCTCAGTGGGGTATGGAAAATGAAAAGCCAGTAGAAAGGCATCTTTGTTTAGATGATGATCATCATGTCAATGGGAGCCATATGAGTTGTCTGAAGGATTGGGGATACCTACGATCAGATCTTAAGTTGGAAACTGTGACCCATGGAACTGGGAATGAAATCTTGAAAGGCAATCCATCTGATAGTGGTATGAAATCTACTAAAAGGGAAAGGAGTGGCCTTGCTAAGGAATCGCAGTTAAATTGTTTGGGCAAAAGCAGAATACTTGTGGAAAATATCGATCACCTTGCAGATGTCAAGATAGCCAATTATGTTCAAACCCAGTCTATTGTGCACAAACATGAACAAGTGGATCCTCCTGGAAGGATTATGTCATTGCCTGAAAATTTTATCTTAACAAATGAAACTCAAATACAAGGCCTAGAGGGAGCTGAAATTTGTGGGGATGGTACTGATTTTCTCCCCTTAAAGAAGTCTAAGAATGGTAATAGTGATTGTGAAATCCAGCATTATATGTCATGTAATGATAAAGTATCACTAACTTCAAGTCCAGTTGTTTCCCAGCGAAACAATTCTGATAATGCTGAAGACAATAAGGAAATATCTGAATCGCAACCAAATGGATCCAACAAAAATGTTTCTGTTGAAACTGAAGACAGAGACAAGGGACGTGGCGAAAGACAGGCATCAAGCAAGAATGGTGGGCATTCTAATGTAACCCTATCCTTGAAATTGACTGATACAGAGTTTATTGCTGCTGAGAAGCATAGATTTTTGAATTCCCGAAGCACATATGACTATGATTCTCAGGCAACATCATATCAGAAAGCACAAAGGATATGTTGCAAGTGTGGAAGAGGTGGCCAATTGTTAATTTGCAGTGTAAATTGCTGCCCGTTGGTGGTTCATAATAGTTGCTTGGGATCACCaggtggttttgatgataaagGAAACTTCCAGTGTCCATTTTGTTCTTATGAACGTGCAATCACTGCCTGTCTTGATTTAAAGAAGAAGCTTGCCCTAGCAAGGAAATGTTATGCTACGTTCATTTGTGCAAAATCTTCGAGTACCAGTCAAGAACCCCAGTCCAGAAAAACTACTGATGTTGGCCTGCCTGATAAGAATCATGATAAGAGGGAGcataaagaaattatttctaatcATTCAATGCAGGTGATGGAACATCAGAAAGATGCAGACGATGTTGGTAGGCTTCCACAGGGGTTACTTTCTGGCACAGAACCAGAGACATCTATAGGTTCCGAGAGAAATGATATTGTCCTAATCGGAGAAAATCCAAAACCAGTGGTTGTTCATCAAATTAAAGGTTCAAAGGAAGATCAGCAGCCTAAAGGGCCTCCGAATGTATGCTGTAATTATGATTTTCCCCTGAGAGAAGAAAGTACATTTCCAATCACTGAGACACCTTCAGCTTCACTTGCCATGGAAAGAGGGAAGGAAAATATGCCTGATCAGCCTCATCCCATCAGcggggaagaagaggaaaagaaacagGAATTTGCTTGTAAGGAAGATATCTCTGCTAATTTACCTTGTACGAAAAGAACTATCTCACTAAGTCACGAACCTGCTAGACATGGAAACTTGAATCCAGTATTGCAACAACAGATTGTCAATCCAGTGTCGGAACCCTCATCTCAGCCAATTTTCACTGCAAAAGAAACTACTGAGAATGAAAGTGACTATGATGATATTTCCTCTGATAACTCTAGAAGATCCCAAAGGCCAGCTATTCGCCG GTCATTTCCTGTATTATctggaaggagaaggaaagttCCTTGGACAAATGAAGAGGAGGAAATTTTAGTG GAAGGAATGCGGAGATTTTCAAGTACTGATTATAAAAATGTACCATGGAAGATGATCCTGGAATTTGGTTCCCATGTATTTCACAAAAATCGCAACGCTGTTGACCTTAAGGATAAATGGAGGAACATTTGCACCAAAGGAGATCCAAGAGCTAGGTGA